The following are encoded together in the Gilvimarinus sp. DA14 genome:
- a CDS encoding fibronectin type III domain-containing protein: MRITGYIGPASIAVCSLLLAACGGDSNNGGSSSSAAAQITISTESSTGGTLTPSELIIDAQSEATLAVTSHAGYQLASISGCDGELNGSDYVISSVNDDCMVTADFEITPPTLTLTANPGRQVTLQWSSTGAAIDEYRVQRLAPEPGTFDTIATLPATTHEYTFTASIEKTTSGVYKVQACINDTCTDSNTAELIDQAAGFIETFAVPASDDANHSEIIFSQNGRAAYIVNPEGDCHGCYGIDVYNKTDDQWTKTDRLILPVSERLIESGTTTPTVTTSESGDVLVVAAEQHSVQLPDQIEQSRRAGVIYLYKKTNSQWSEPQIIVSQWPGELRRFGGSVALSADGKTLVAGSSYGGPGAWLDITPQPPWSYWFSTEKLELWSNKTGEWQFDQAIDIDTGEYFGADAKLSDDGNVLVARSSDELGSHRDATGSIHIFARADNIWTRQNSFSTQLDESITNPNSTYGANSHLSGDGETLYVESTNFLQNDPDLIESIDTFTKTDGEWQLLSSDIIETNSLPPARTVTVDGQFYQAQVAETCPADKVISISTSSDSHYIELREWVEGQWHHQICFQAEGYAQHIQALEDGTMVLVLNQKSENFLFLLF, from the coding sequence ATGAGAATCACAGGCTATATCGGACCGGCCTCAATCGCGGTTTGCTCACTATTGTTAGCCGCATGCGGCGGCGACTCGAATAATGGCGGAAGCTCAAGCTCTGCGGCTGCGCAAATTACCATTTCTACCGAGTCATCAACAGGCGGCACCCTTACCCCTAGCGAGCTAATAATCGACGCGCAAAGCGAAGCAACGCTTGCCGTCACCTCCCATGCAGGTTACCAGCTAGCGTCAATATCCGGTTGCGATGGCGAGCTTAACGGTAGCGACTATGTTATTAGCAGTGTCAATGACGACTGCATGGTGACAGCAGATTTTGAAATAACCCCTCCTACACTCACACTAACCGCGAACCCTGGGCGACAAGTTACCCTGCAATGGAGTAGCACAGGGGCCGCTATCGACGAGTATCGTGTACAACGTTTGGCGCCGGAGCCGGGCACATTTGACACAATCGCCACCTTACCCGCAACGACCCATGAGTACACATTTACCGCCTCGATTGAGAAGACCACCTCTGGCGTTTATAAAGTTCAGGCGTGCATTAATGACACTTGCACCGACTCTAATACCGCCGAGCTAATCGACCAAGCCGCAGGTTTTATAGAGACATTTGCAGTGCCCGCCAGTGATGACGCAAACCACAGTGAGATAATCTTCAGCCAAAATGGTCGTGCCGCCTATATCGTCAACCCCGAAGGTGACTGTCACGGGTGTTATGGCATTGATGTTTACAACAAAACAGACGACCAATGGACTAAGACCGATCGCCTTATTTTACCCGTATCTGAGCGGCTGATTGAAAGCGGGACTACTACACCTACAGTAACAACCTCTGAAAGTGGCGATGTATTGGTAGTAGCGGCTGAGCAACACTCGGTGCAGCTGCCCGATCAAATTGAGCAGAGCCGGCGCGCCGGCGTTATTTACCTTTACAAGAAAACCAACAGCCAATGGAGCGAGCCGCAAATAATTGTCTCGCAGTGGCCAGGAGAATTGCGGCGCTTTGGCGGCTCGGTGGCGCTCTCGGCGGATGGAAAAACCTTAGTGGCCGGCTCGTCGTATGGTGGCCCTGGCGCCTGGTTAGACATCACGCCGCAACCGCCATGGTCGTATTGGTTTAGCACTGAAAAGCTTGAGCTTTGGAGTAATAAAACCGGCGAATGGCAATTTGACCAGGCCATAGATATCGATACCGGAGAGTATTTTGGCGCCGACGCTAAGCTTTCGGACGATGGCAATGTGCTGGTAGCACGATCCAGCGATGAACTAGGTAGTCATCGCGACGCCACAGGCAGCATTCATATTTTCGCCCGAGCAGACAATATCTGGACGCGGCAAAATAGCTTTTCAACCCAACTGGATGAGTCCATCACAAACCCAAACTCTACCTATGGGGCCAATTCGCACCTCAGTGGCGACGGCGAGACACTCTACGTCGAAAGCACAAACTTTCTGCAAAACGACCCCGATCTGATTGAATCTATTGATACTTTTACAAAAACCGATGGCGAGTGGCAATTACTATCGAGTGATATTATCGAAACCAACTCATTACCGCCGGCTCGAACAGTCACAGTCGATGGGCAATTTTATCAAGCACAGGTCGCCGAAACCTGTCCCGCAGATAAGGTCATTTCGATATCAACGAGTAGCGACAGTCATTACATCGAGCTAAGGGAATGGGTTGAAGGACAATGGCACCATCAGATCTGCTTTCAGGCTGAAGGATATGCCCAACACATACAAGCCCTGGAAGACGGAACTATGGTATTAGTGCTTAATCAAAAATCTGAAAATTTTTTATTTTTATTGTTTTAA
- a CDS encoding sodium-dependent transporter has protein sequence MAQTRGQFSSKIGFLLAAAGSAVGLGNIWGFPTQAASNGGGAFLLVYLVLAFVLAYPALMAELTIGRYARANVITALESLSEKPGLRRAGWLSGSAAVAVAIFILSFYAIVAGWMLSEFLSPLAAQLGAGATESWLDSAGFARNALVCAIMSGLTIAIIARGVEKGIEAWSTRLMPLLFAILLGLIIYVLTQAGAGRGLAAYLIPTPSQLLDPQLILSALGQAFFSLSLGVGTMLIYGSYLRDTDNLPRMGVSVTLLDTGFAFTAGLLILPAIYVADARGIAVFNDTGGLIAGPDLIFQVLPALFDTMGSAGAWVAIAFFALMSIAALTSAISLLEVPVSVCVERWKISRPRAACLSGGAIFAISLLIIWQFEALFNTVITVTTVYGQPLLGVALCVFAGWVMQRNQLLNELSKGHPEIEKTVFWKIWPFYVRFICPALILLTFVQSLR, from the coding sequence ATGGCACAGACCCGAGGTCAGTTCTCCAGCAAAATCGGCTTTCTCTTGGCCGCGGCGGGCTCTGCGGTGGGGTTGGGCAATATTTGGGGCTTTCCCACCCAGGCCGCCAGCAACGGTGGCGGCGCCTTTTTACTGGTTTACCTGGTCTTGGCGTTTGTTCTGGCCTACCCCGCTCTGATGGCCGAACTGACCATTGGTCGCTACGCGCGGGCTAATGTCATCACGGCTCTAGAAAGCCTGTCAGAAAAGCCTGGGTTGCGCCGTGCAGGCTGGCTTAGCGGTAGCGCTGCGGTGGCGGTAGCCATATTTATTCTGAGCTTTTACGCCATAGTGGCAGGCTGGATGTTGTCGGAGTTTTTAAGCCCGCTGGCGGCCCAGCTCGGGGCTGGCGCAACCGAAAGCTGGCTGGACAGTGCGGGTTTTGCTCGCAATGCATTGGTATGCGCCATCATGTCTGGCCTCACCATCGCCATTATCGCCCGCGGTGTTGAAAAAGGCATTGAGGCCTGGTCAACCCGCCTGATGCCGCTGTTGTTCGCCATCTTACTGGGCTTAATTATCTATGTTCTTACTCAGGCGGGAGCCGGCAGAGGCCTTGCAGCCTATTTGATTCCAACACCGTCGCAACTACTCGACCCCCAGCTTATTCTCAGTGCGCTGGGGCAGGCCTTTTTCTCCCTATCGCTGGGGGTTGGCACCATGCTGATATACGGCTCTTATTTGCGCGACACCGATAATCTGCCGCGCATGGGCGTGTCTGTTACCTTGCTGGACACCGGCTTTGCCTTTACGGCGGGGCTGTTAATCCTGCCCGCCATTTATGTCGCCGACGCCCGGGGTATCGCCGTATTCAATGACACCGGAGGCTTAATTGCAGGGCCAGATTTAATCTTCCAGGTTTTACCCGCGCTGTTCGACACCATGGGCAGCGCCGGGGCCTGGGTTGCCATCGCGTTTTTCGCGCTGATGAGCATCGCTGCACTGACCTCGGCCATCTCCCTGCTGGAAGTACCGGTATCTGTCTGTGTAGAGCGCTGGAAAATCTCCCGTCCACGGGCTGCCTGTCTCTCGGGCGGCGCCATATTCGCAATCAGCCTGCTGATTATCTGGCAATTCGAGGCCCTGTTTAATACCGTTATTACGGTAACCACGGTCTATGGCCAGCCACTTTTAGGGGTTGCTCTGTGCGTATTTGCCGGCTGGGTGATGCAGCGCAATCAACTGCTAAATGAGTTAAGCAAAGGCCACCCGGAAATCGAAAAAACCGTCTTCTGGAAAATCTGGCCTTTTTATGTACGCTTTATTTGCCCGGCGTTAATACTGCTAACGTTTGTGCAGAGTTTGCGATAG
- the smpB gene encoding SsrA-binding protein SmpB yields MAKKPKNKPGSSTIALNKKAKFDYQLQDRLEAGISLLGWEVKSARAGKVQLTDTYVIFQNGEAWLVGAQFSPLPTVSTHFVAEPMRSRKLLMHDRELSKYQQAAEQKGYTVVATAIYWKQHLIKVEIALGKGKQLHDKRETEKERDWNRQKQRLFQHDQK; encoded by the coding sequence ATGGCGAAAAAACCGAAAAACAAACCCGGCAGCAGCACCATTGCGCTCAATAAAAAAGCCAAATTCGACTACCAGCTGCAAGATCGGCTGGAGGCAGGCATTTCCCTGCTGGGCTGGGAAGTGAAAAGCGCGCGGGCGGGAAAAGTGCAGCTGACCGATACCTATGTCATTTTCCAAAATGGCGAGGCCTGGCTAGTAGGCGCTCAGTTTTCACCGCTACCCACGGTATCGACCCATTTCGTTGCCGAGCCCATGCGCTCGCGCAAACTGTTGATGCACGACCGCGAGCTCAGCAAGTACCAGCAGGCAGCCGAGCAAAAAGGCTACACCGTGGTAGCCACCGCCATTTACTGGAAGCAGCATTTGATCAAGGTTGAAATAGCGCTGGGTAAGGGTAAACAGCTGCACGATAAACGCGAAACCGAAAAAGAGCGCGACTGGAATCGTCAGAAACAACGCCTGTTTCAACACGACCAAAAATAA
- a CDS encoding sodium-dependent transporter, whose protein sequence is MKRAQQHAIWGRRGTFILAATGSAVGLGNIWKFPYIAGENGGGAFVLMYLFCICLIGLPVMAAEVMLGRRGRANPILAMGEVVRESRSSRGWTLIGWAGVAAGFIILSYYSVIAGWTLEYVTTAARGGFVGIDGPTASSTFSALLGDVSKLVRWQTAFLCMTALIIMFGVTRGLETAVRILMPLLFVLLLLLLGYAAYAGDFLAGLNFLFSFRASDLSLEGLSLALGHAFFTLSLGMGAIMAYGSYMPHNTSIMKTVATVGCLDTLVALMAGMVIFPIVFASPGVEPGGGPGLLFESLPIVFGSMPLGTLVGAVFFLLITLAAWSSSISLLEPIVAYLTERFRFHRLAASLLIISLAWVLGLSTVFSLNRWADMDLVAGMNPFDFSQFITEQVLLPLGALAMAVYVGWFMKKVPLRREMKLDAAHWFGRWYTVVRYISPVLILVVFLLGIFDKFAG, encoded by the coding sequence GTGAAAAGAGCACAACAACACGCCATTTGGGGGCGCCGGGGTACTTTTATCCTGGCGGCGACCGGGTCGGCAGTCGGTCTTGGCAATATCTGGAAGTTTCCCTATATCGCCGGCGAGAACGGCGGTGGTGCCTTTGTGTTGATGTACCTCTTTTGTATTTGTCTGATCGGTCTGCCGGTGATGGCCGCCGAGGTCATGCTGGGTCGGCGCGGGCGTGCCAATCCAATTCTGGCCATGGGCGAGGTAGTACGCGAGTCTCGCAGCAGCCGGGGCTGGACGCTGATCGGCTGGGCCGGTGTGGCGGCGGGTTTTATTATTTTGTCCTATTACAGCGTCATTGCTGGCTGGACCCTGGAATATGTGACCACTGCCGCGCGCGGCGGTTTTGTGGGTATTGATGGTCCTACTGCCAGTAGCACCTTTAGCGCGTTGTTGGGCGATGTCAGCAAGTTGGTGCGCTGGCAAACGGCGTTTTTGTGCATGACGGCGCTGATTATTATGTTCGGGGTAACCCGTGGGCTAGAAACAGCAGTGCGTATACTTATGCCACTGCTGTTTGTGCTGTTGCTCTTGTTGTTGGGGTACGCCGCCTACGCTGGGGATTTTCTCGCCGGGCTTAATTTTTTGTTCAGCTTCCGCGCCAGCGATCTGTCGCTTGAAGGCTTGTCGTTAGCGCTAGGGCACGCTTTTTTTACCCTCAGCTTGGGAATGGGGGCCATTATGGCTTATGGCTCTTATATGCCCCACAACACATCAATAATGAAAACCGTCGCTACGGTGGGTTGCCTGGATACCCTGGTGGCGCTGATGGCGGGTATGGTGATTTTCCCGATTGTGTTTGCCAGCCCAGGCGTTGAACCCGGCGGTGGCCCCGGCTTGTTATTCGAAAGTCTGCCCATAGTGTTTGGCTCCATGCCATTGGGCACGCTGGTGGGCGCGGTTTTTTTCCTGCTCATTACTCTGGCGGCCTGGAGCTCCAGTATTTCTCTGCTGGAGCCAATCGTCGCCTACCTGACCGAGCGTTTTCGTTTTCATCGCTTAGCGGCGAGTTTGCTGATTATTTCTCTGGCTTGGGTGCTCGGGTTAAGCACGGTGTTTTCACTAAACCGCTGGGCGGATATGGACCTGGTGGCGGGTATGAACCCGTTTGATTTTAGCCAGTTTATTACCGAGCAGGTGTTGCTGCCACTGGGGGCGCTAGCAATGGCGGTATACGTGGGCTGGTTTATGAAAAAAGTACCGCTGCGGCGGGAAATGAAACTGGACGCCGCCCACTGGTTTGGGCGCTGGTACACGGTGGTGCGATATATTTCACCGGTGTTGATACTGGTAGTGTTTTTGTTAGGTATATTCGATAAGTTTGCGGGGTAA
- a CDS encoding type II toxin-antitoxin system RatA family toxin: protein MGHQIERSAEVGYSCSQMFELVNDIEAYPEYMDGCQSAQVLERGDDWLQARLSLGLGGIAQSFTTRNQLHPPHRMTMALVDGPFRSFSGLWSFEPLQQGCKVTLELEFSLKNPLLAMAVNKMFEQIAASQVRALCARAERVYGQS, encoded by the coding sequence GTGGGGCACCAAATAGAGCGTTCGGCCGAAGTCGGCTACAGTTGCAGTCAGATGTTTGAACTGGTGAATGATATCGAGGCCTACCCTGAGTATATGGATGGTTGTCAGAGCGCCCAGGTACTCGAGCGCGGTGACGACTGGTTACAGGCACGGTTGTCTCTGGGGTTAGGCGGAATTGCGCAAAGCTTTACCACCCGCAATCAGTTGCATCCGCCCCATCGTATGACCATGGCGCTGGTGGATGGGCCTTTTCGCAGTTTCAGCGGTCTGTGGAGTTTCGAGCCGCTGCAACAGGGCTGTAAAGTAACCCTGGAGTTGGAATTTAGCTTGAAGAACCCGCTGCTGGCCATGGCAGTGAATAAGATGTTTGAACAGATAGCCGCGTCTCAGGTGCGGGCGTTATGTGCCCGTGCCGAGCGAGTTTACGGCCAGAGTTGA
- a CDS encoding RnfH family protein has product MADLDLITVEVAYALPDKQKIIEVLVEPGTTAFQAAERSGITKVFPEIDLETAKMGIFGQALGAKGLKPPHEHELQSGDRVEIYRPLTSDPKEVRRRRAEKSKAADK; this is encoded by the coding sequence ATGGCAGATTTGGATTTAATAACCGTTGAGGTGGCTTACGCCTTACCGGATAAGCAGAAAATTATTGAGGTATTGGTGGAGCCGGGTACCACCGCCTTTCAGGCGGCGGAGCGCTCTGGTATCACCAAAGTGTTCCCGGAAATTGATCTGGAAACTGCCAAAATGGGCATTTTTGGTCAAGCTCTGGGGGCCAAAGGATTAAAGCCGCCCCATGAGCACGAGTTGCAAAGCGGTGATAGGGTGGAAATTTACCGCCCGCTGACGTCGGACCCTAAAGAAGTTCGTCGTCGTCGCGCCGAGAAATCTAAAGCGGCCGATAAGTAA